The following coding sequences are from one Homalodisca vitripennis isolate AUS2020 chromosome 7, UT_GWSS_2.1, whole genome shotgun sequence window:
- the LOC124367014 gene encoding protein LTV1 homolog, with translation MPKNKKKWIDKKNAVTFHLVHRSQQDPLAADETAPQKVLLPANPSQTKCKKNKEEETKYGIYFDDDYDYLQHLREANSTVAHWEETPAKPVKERNIKLPSSVFASEIEEDVGLLNRAAPKSGLCLDLDPDVVAAMDEDFDFDDPDNMLDDDFVLKANASGDEIFSDEDDDYEDMSGEDEDTVSSRMGGRSEDELDDDLASLDQEETKSRFTEFSMSSSVVPRNDQLTLLDDRFEKMFAEYDENEIGPLDCEEIEGDLNPADDLVLRLADEVYEERSKVPDPEAGHIVLSDTDSESGPEEERLVPLVEKERWDCESILSTYSNLYNHPKLITEPSSRKIRVNQRTGMPADENRLTAKNLAALGGVETHGPRSVVSALSSLSVRDKGETAEQKRERKAALRQYRRDRRVERKLNTSAFKEEKKRQEKNLLNTRVNNVAVHF, from the exons CCGAAGAACAAGAAGAAGTGGATTGATAAGAAAAATGCTGTCACTTTTCATCTGGTTCACCGCAGTCAACAGGATCCTCTTGCCGCAGACGAGACTGCCCCGCAGAAAGTTTTGCTGCCAGCCAATCCTTCCCAA acaaaatgtaagaaaaacaaaGAAGAGGAAACAAAATATGGCATTTACTTTGACGATGACTACGACTACCTGCAACACTTACGAGAAGCCAATTCTACCGTCGCCCACTGGGAGGAGACTCCTGCTAAACCTGTCAAG gAGAGAAATATTAAGCTGCCATCCTCTGTTTTTGCATCAGAAATTGAAGAAGATGTCGGTCTTCTCAATCGGGCTGCTCCAAAATCAG GTCTCTGCCTGGATCTGGACCCTGACGTTGTCGCTGCCATGGACGAGGACTTTGACTTTGATGACCCAGATAATATGTTGGACGATGATTTCGTGCTGAAGGCTAATGCTTCTGGAGATGAAAT ATTCTCAGACGAAGATGACGATTATGAGGACATGAGTGGCGAAGATGAGGACACAGTCAGTTCGAGGATGGGAGGTCGCAGTGAGGATGAACTCGATGATGATCTAGCCAGTCTGGACCAAGAGGAGACCAAGTCACGGTTCACAGAGTTCTCCATGTCGAGTTCGGTGGTGCCTCGGAATGATCAGCTCACGCTGTTGGATGACCGGTTTGAAAAG ATGTTTGCTGAGTATGACGAGAATGAGATCGGACCACTGGACTGTGAAGAGATCGAAGGAGACCTGAATCCTGCCGATGATCTGGTGCTGAGACTGGCCGATGAGGTGTATGAAGAGAGATCAAAA GTGCCGGATCCAGAGGCAGGCCATATAGTGTTGTCCGACACTGACAGTGAGTCCGGCCCAGAGGAGGAGAGGTTGGTACCACTGGTGGAGAAGGAGCGGTGGGACTGTGAGTCCATCCTGTCCACCTACTCCAACCTTTACAACCACCCCAAACTAATCACAGAACCTTCA AGTCGCAAGATCAGAGTGAATCAACGGACAGGCATGCCAGCAGATGAGAACCGGTTGACTGCCAAGAACCTGGCAGCTCTAGGAGGTGTGGAGACCCATGGCCCCAGATCCGTAGTGTCGGCACTGTCCTCCCTGTCCGTCCGAGACAAGGGGGAGACTGCTGAGCAGAAGAGGGAGAGGAAAGCTGCTCTCAGGCAGTACAGGAGG